In Mangifera indica cultivar Alphonso chromosome 1, CATAS_Mindica_2.1, whole genome shotgun sequence, a single genomic region encodes these proteins:
- the LOC123223872 gene encoding leucine-rich repeat receptor-like serine/threonine-protein kinase BAM1 — translation MRLLLLLPFLLLLLLLHISHARNVPEYKALLSVKSAITDDPQSSLSSWNETTSHCTWSGITCDARRHVTSIDLSSLNLSGTLSPELAHLRFLQNLSVAANQFLGPIPPEISALSALVFLNLSNNVFNGSFPNELSQLVNLQVLDLYNNNMTGDLPLALTQLRNLRHLHLGGNYFGGQIPAEYGGWEFLEYLAVSGNELVGKIPGEIGNLTKLRELYIGYYNGYTDGLPPEIGNLSALVRFDAANCGLSGEIPAEIGRLQNLDTLFLQVNTLSGPLTRELGSLKSLKSMDLSNNMLTGEIPDSFAELNNLTLLNLFRNKLHGSIPEFIGELPRLEVLQLWENNFTGSIPQRLGSNGKLRNLDLSSNKLTGTLPPDMCSGNSLQTLITLGNFLFGPIPESLGKCESLSRIRMGENFLNGSIPKGLFGLPNLSQVELQDNYLTGEFPESDSISINLGQISLSNNQLSGALPATIGNFSGVQKLLLDGNKFSGQIPPEIGRLQQLSKMDFSHNQFSGRIAPEISQCKLLTFVDLSRNELFGEIPNEITGMRILNYLNLSRNHLIGNIPASIASMQSLTSVDFSYNNLSGLVPGTGQFSYFNYTSFLGNPGLCGPYLGPCKDGVANGTHQPHVKGPLSASVKLLLVVGLLVCSIAFAVAAIIKARSLKKASDSRAWKLTAFQRLDFTCDDVLDSLKEDNIIGKGGAGIVYKGAMPSGDQVAVKRLPAMSRGSSHDHGFNAEIQTLGRIRHRHIVRLLGFCSNHETNLLVYEYMPNGSLGEVLHGKKGGHLHWDTRYKIALEAAKGLCYLHHDCSPLIVHRDVKSNNILLDSNFEAHVADFGLAKFLQDSGTSECMSAIAGSYGYIAPEYAYTLKVDEKSDVYSFGVVLLELITGRKPVGEFGDGVDIVQWVRKLTDSNKEGVLKILDPRLPSVPLHEVMHVFYVAMLCVEEQAVERPTMREVVQILTEVPKPPSSKQGDSTVTEFSPQLATASLESPNASIKDSKDHRPAPPQSPPPDLLSI, via the exons atgagactcctcctcctcctcccctttctcctcctcctcctcctacTTCACATTTCTCACGCCCGTAACGTCCCCGAATACAAAGCTCTTCTTTCCGTCAAATCCGCCATTACCGACGACCCGCAATCCTCACTTTCGTCGTGGAACGAGACCACCAGCCACTGTACATGGAGCGGCATCACCTGCGACGCTCGACGTCACGTGACTTCCATAGACCTGTCCAGCCTCAACCTGTCCGGTACTCTGTCTCCGGAGCTGGCTCACCTCCGCTTCCTCCAGAACCTCTCAGTGGCCGCCAACCAGTTCTTGGGCCCCATACCCCCTGAGATCTCGGCGCTTTCGGCTCTCGTCTTCTTGAACCTTTCCAAcaatgtgtttaatggttcatTCCCTAACGAGTTATCTCAGCTCGTCAATTTACAGGTCCTTGACTTGTATAACAACAACATGACTGGTGACTTGCCGCTTGCTCTTACACAGCTCCGTAACTTACGCCACTTGCATCTCGGAGGGAACTATTTCGGCGGACAGATCCCCGCAGAGTATGGTGGTTGGGAGTTTCTCGAGTATCTGGCGGTTTCCGGTAACGAACTGGTGGGAAAAATACCGGGAGAAATCGGTAACTTAACCAAGTTACGGGAGCTCTACATTGGTTACTATAACGGTTATACAGACGGTTTGCCTCCAGAAATCGGAAACTTATCGGCGTTAGTTCGGTTTGACGCAGCTAACTGTGGACTGTCTGGTGAAATACCAGCTGAGATAGGACGTTTGCAAAATTTGGACACTCTGTTTCTTCAAGTTAACACTCTTTCAGGACCGTTAACGAGGGAGCTGGGTAGTTTAAAGAGCTTGAAGTCGATGGACTTGTCCAACAACATGTTGACCGGCGAGATACCGGACTCATTTGCCGAGTTGAACAACTTGACGCTGTTAAATCTTTTCAGAAATAAACTTCACGGTTCTATTCCGGAGTTTATTGGAGAGTTACCGCGGCTCGAGGTGCTACAGCTGTGGGAAAACAACTTTACCGGAAGCATTCCTCAAAGACTGGGCTCTAACGGCAAGCTACGGAATCTAGATCTTTCGTCCAACAAGCTAACGGGAACGTTGCCTCCTGACATGTGCTCCGGTAACTCCTTGCAAACTTTAATCACTCTGGGGAATTTCTTGTTTGGTCCCATTCCAGAATCGTTGGGGAAATGCGAATCGTTGAGTCGGATACGAATGGGAGAGAATTTTCTCAATGGATCTATACCGAAAGGTCTGTTTGGGTTGCCGAATCTTAGTCAGGTTGAGTTGCAAGATAATTACTTAACAGGGGAGTTCCCGGAGTCCGATTCCATCTCGATTAATCTTGGTCAAATTAGTTTATCCAACAACCAGCTTTCGGGTGCTTTACCCGCTACTATTGGCAACTTTTCTGGAGTTCAGAAGCTTCTACTTGACGGTAACAAGTTCTCCGGTCAAATCCCGCCTGAGATTGGCAGGTTACAGCAGCTGTCAAAGATGGATTTTAGCCACAACCAGTTTTCTGGTCGGATTGCCCCGGAGATTAGCCAGTGTAAGCTTCTGACTTTTGTTGATCTGAGTAGAAATGAACTTTTTGGGGAGATTCCTAATGAAATTACTGGTATGAGAATATTGAATTATCTGAATTTGTCAAGGAACCACCTTATTGGTAACATTCCAGCTTCTATAGCTTCTATGCAGAGCCTAACCAGCGTTGATTTTTCATATAACAATCTTTCTGGTTTGGTTCCTGGAACTGGTCAGTTTAGTTACTTCAATTATACTTCGTTTTTGGGTAATCCTGGACTTTGTGGTCCTTATTTGGGACCTTGTAAAGACGGAGTTGCCAATGGTACCCACCAGCCTCATGTTAAAGGTCCATTATCCGCTTCTGTCAAGCTGTTACTTGTGGTTGGATTACTTGTGTGCTCGATTGCATTTGCAGTTGCTGCAATCATCAAGGCAAGGTCTTTGAAGAAGGCTAGCGATTCTCGTGCTTGGAAATTGACCGCATTCCAGCGCCTAGACTTCACTTGTGATGATGTTCTTGATAGCTTGAAGGAGGATAACATAATTGGAAAAGGAGGTGCTGGCATTGTTTACAAGGGTGCTATGCCTAGTGGTGATCAGGTTGCTGTCAAGAGACTCCCTGCAATGAGCCGAGGTTCCTCCCATGATCATGGATTTAATGCTGAGATACAAACTTTGGGAAGGATTAGGCATAGACACATTGTTAGGTTGTTGGGATTCTGTTCCAATCACGAGACTAATCTTTTGGTATATGAGTACATGCCTAATGGGAGCTTGGGGGAGGTCCTTCATGGCAAGAAAGGGGGCCATTTGCACTGGGATACAAGGTATAAGATCGCTTTGGAGGCTGCTAAGGGGCTTTGCTATCTTCATCATGATTGTTCACCCTTGATTGTTCATCGTGACGTGAAGTCAAACAACATCCTTCTTGATTCCAATTTTGAAGCTCATGTTGCTGATTTTGGACTAGCCAAGTTCTTGCAAGATTCAGGAACATCAGAGTGCATGTCTGCTATTGCTGGTTCTTATGGATACATTGCTCCAG AATACGCCTACACTTTGAAGGTGGATGAGAAGAGTGATGTCTACAGCTTTGGTGTAGTCCTATTAGAACTAATTACTGGAAGAAAACCAGTAGGGGAATTTGGTGATGGTGTGGACATAGTTCAGTGGGTTCGAAAATTGACAGACTCTAACAAGGAAGGAGTTCTAAAGATTCTGGATCCAAGACTTCCCTCAGTTCCTCTCCATGAGGTGATGCATGTGTTCTATGTTGCAATGCTCTGTGTTGAAGAACAGGCTGTCGAGCGTCCAACCATGCGAGAAGTGGTTCAAATTCTAACAGAGGTCCCAAAGCCACCAAGCTCAAAACAGGGAGACTCAACTGTCACCGAGTTCTCACCACAACTAGCCACGGCCAGTCTCGAGTCTCCTAATGCATCAATCAAGGACTCAAAAGATCATCGGCCGGCACCACCTCAGTCACCACCACCCGACCTTCTTAGCATTTGA